In the genome of Rhodamnia argentea isolate NSW1041297 chromosome 3, ASM2092103v1, whole genome shotgun sequence, one region contains:
- the LOC115727874 gene encoding cysteine-rich receptor-like protein kinase 29 isoform X10, whose amino-acid sequence MIDYAGAAVGAAFGELLGLVKHLVKTVAAFRGQLKKIRTTLRDIEPIIKDIDKYNRLLKRGPKEMAPIKDLLEEGKALVDKCSKIQALDLGTRYTHSKKLTYFNAAVVEKFQLYIPLLNARDGKEVLVDVKEIRGEVKEVKDLLISAIWYSGVFQRGPEALGDVAGPAAPNFIVGSEAEASSTSRKLNKVEISEVATEDEAVHEISTADSQQFDFDTIRAATDDFADSKKLGQGGFGAVYRGRLSNGQEIAVKRLSQNSHQGEVEFKNEVMLLTRLQHRNLIRLLGFCLKGVERLLIYELMPNPSLDQFIFDPLKRVNLNWDRLHKIVMGVARGLLYLHEDSRLRIIHRDLKASNILLDSDMNPKISDLGLARLLELDQTQAETSRIVGTYGYMAPEYAMHGKFSVKSDVFSFGVLVLEIVSGQRNNLCRMGKDTVALTSYVWKKWREGSISDIIDPSITSGSSTEIARCIHIGLLCVQENFASRPSMASVFLMLNSHSVTLQAPSRPAFFIDSANEFDMSSTQDYSSRVSNVERSRGRSNQFSKNEACMTQDYSSSISNVDRSRGRSNQFSKNEASMTQDYSSRVSDVERSKGKSNQFSENKTSMTEPHGSLRKWETSVPCSLLFMFVVVFLSSMLQKKLSFCA is encoded by the exons atgaTTGATTATGCAGGAGCTGCGGTGGGAGCAGCGTTCGGCGAGCTGCTCGGGCTCGTTAAGCACCTAGTGAAAACTGTTGCCGCGTTCCGCGGCCAGCTGAAGAAGATCCGAACCACTTTGCGCGACATAGAACCAATCATCAAGGACATCGACAAGTACAACCGCCTGCTGAAGCGTGGTCCGAAAGAGATGGCTCCGATCAAGGACCTACTGGAGGAAGGCAAAGCACTCGTCGACAAGTGCTCGAAGATCCAGGCGCTCGACCTGGGCACGAGGTATACGCACTCGAAGAAGCTTACCTACTTCAACGCGGCAGTCGTGGAAAAGTTCCAGCTTTACATACCGCTGCTGAATGCGAGGGACGGAAAGGAAGTATTGGTGGACGTGAAAGAGATTCGGGGAGAGGTGAAGGAGGTCAAGGACTTGTTAATTTCCGCAATATGGTACAGCGGAGTCTTCCAGAGAGGGCCTGAGGCTTTGGGCGACGTTGCGGGACCTGCCGCGCCCAATTTCATTGTCGGGTCGGAGGCGGAGGCGTCCTCAACCTCAAGAAAGCTCAACAAAGTAGAGATATCCGAAGTGGCAACTGAAG ATGAAGCTGTGCATGAAATTAGCACGGCGGATTCGCAGCAATTTG ATTTCGACACTATCAGAGCAGCAACGGATGATTTCGCTGATTCCAAGAAGCTTGGACAAGGAGGTTTTGGTGCTGTTTACAGG GGTCGGCTTTCCAACGGACAGGAAATCGCTGTGAAACGGCTATCGCAGAATTCCCACCAAGGAGAAGTAGAATTCAAGAACGAGGTCATGTTACTAACTAGGCTACAACATAGGAACTTGATCAGGCTCCTAGGCTTCTGTCTAAAAGGAGTCGAGCGGCTTCTCATCTACGAGTTGATGCCCAATCCGAGCCTCGATCAGTTCATATTCG ATCCTCTAAAACGTGTGAATCTCAACTGGGATAGGCTCCACAAGATAGTAATGGGTGTTGCTCGAGGGCTGCTTTACCTACACGAAGACTCTCGACTTCGGATCATCCATCGGGACCTTAAAGCCAGCAACATTTTGTTGGACTCAGACATGAATCCTAAGATATCAGATTTAGGTTTGGCGAGGCTGCTCGAGTTGGACCAAACACAGGCAGAGACATCCCGAATCGTGGGGACCTA CGGATACATGGCGCCGGAGTATGCGATGCATGGAAAATTCTCGGTCAAGTCGGATGTGTTCAGTTTCGGAGTGCTGGTTTTGGAGATTGTGAGTGGTCAAAGGAACAATCTTTGCCGCATGGGCAAGGACACGGTGGCCCTTACAAGCTAT GTTTGGAAAAAATGGAGGGAAGGATCAATATCAGACATCATCGATCCCTCTATAACTTCTGGTTCGAGTACTGAAATTGCAAGGTGTATCCACATTGGTCTACTTTGTGTCCAAGAAAACTTCGCCAGCCGGCCATCCATGGCCTCGGTCTTTCTCATGCTTAACAGCCACTCGGTCACTCTCCAAGCGCCATCAAGACCCGCATTCTTCATTGACAGTGCCAACGAATTTGATATGTCATCCACGCAGGATTACAGTTCGAGAGTATCTAATGTCGAGAGATCAAGAGGCAGATCCAACCAGTTCTCCAAAAATGAGGCATGTATGACGCAAGATTACAGTTCGAGTATATCTAACGTCGACAGATCAAGAGGCAGATCCAACCAGTTCTCCAAGAACGAGGCCTCTATGACGCAGGATTACAGTTCGAGAGTCTCCGACGTGGAGAGATCAAAAGGCAAATCCAACCAGTTCTCGGAAAACAAAACATCTATGACCGAGCCCCACGGTAGCCTTAGAAAATGGGAGACCAGCGTTCCCTGCTCATTACTTTTTATGTTTGTGGTGGTTTTCTTATCATCAATGTTACAAAAAAAGCTAAGCTTTTGTGCTTGA
- the LOC115727874 gene encoding cysteine-rich receptor-like protein kinase 10 isoform X8 codes for MIDYAGAAVGAAFGELLGLVKHLVKTVAAFRGQLKKIRTTLRDIEPIIKDIDKYNRLLKRGPKEMAPIKDLLEEGKALVDKCSKIQALDLGTRYTHSKKLTYFNAAVVEKFQLYIPLLNARDGKEVLVDVKEIRGEVKEVKDLLISAIWYSGVFQRGPEALGDVAGPAAPNFIVGSEAEASSTSRKLNKVEISEVATEGEAVHEISTMDSQQFNFDTIRAATDDFSHSKKVGEGGFGAVYRGRLSNGQEIAVKRLSRNSHQGEVEFKNEVMLLTRLQHRNLVKPLGFCLKGVERLLIYEFMPNLSLDQFIFDPLKSANLDWDRRHKIVMGVAKGLLYLHEDSRLRIIHRDLKASNILLDSDMNPKLSDFGMARLLELDQTQAETFRIVGTYGYMAPEYAMHGKFSVKSDVFSFGVLVLEIVSGQRNNFCRMNEDTVDLISYVWKKWREGSISNIIDPSITSGSSTEIARCIHIGLLCVQENFASRPSMASVFLMLNSHSVTLQVPSRPAFFIDSANEFDTSSTQDHSSSVSNVDRSKGKSNQFSKNEACMTQDYSSNISNVDRSRGRSNQFSKNEASMTQDYSSRVSDVERSKGKSNQFSENKTSMTEPHGGLRKWETSVPCSVLFMFVVVFLSSILQKRLSFCA; via the exons atgaTTGATTATGCAGGAGCTGCGGTGGGAGCAGCGTTCGGCGAGCTGCTCGGGCTCGTTAAGCACCTAGTGAAAACTGTTGCCGCGTTCCGCGGCCAGCTGAAGAAGATCCGAACCACTTTGCGCGACATAGAACCAATCATCAAGGACATCGACAAGTACAACCGCCTGCTGAAGCGTGGTCCGAAAGAGATGGCTCCGATCAAGGACCTACTGGAGGAAGGCAAAGCACTCGTCGACAAGTGCTCGAAGATCCAGGCGCTCGACCTGGGCACGAGGTATACGCACTCGAAGAAGCTTACCTACTTCAACGCGGCAGTCGTGGAAAAGTTCCAGCTTTACATACCGCTGCTGAATGCGAGGGACGGAAAGGAAGTATTGGTGGACGTGAAAGAGATTCGGGGAGAGGTGAAGGAGGTCAAGGACTTGTTAATTTCCGCAATATGGTACAGCGGAGTCTTCCAGAGAGGGCCTGAGGCTTTGGGCGACGTTGCGGGACCTGCCGCGCCCAATTTCATTGTCGGGTCGGAGGCGGAGGCGTCCTCAACCTCAAGAAAGCTCAACAAAGTAGAGATATCCGAAGTGGCAACTGAAG GTGAAGCTGTGCATGAAATTAGCACGA TGGATTCGCAGCAATTTAATTTCGACACTATCAGAGCAGCAACGGATGATTTCTCTCATTCCAAGAAGGTTGGAGAAGGAGGTTTTGGTGCTGTTTACAGG GGTCGGCTTTCCAACGGACAGGAAATCGCTGTGAAACGGCTGTCGCGGAATTCCCACCAAGGAGAAGTAGAATTCAAGAACGAGGTCATGTTACTAACTAGGCTACAACATAGGAACTTGGTCAAGCCCCTAGGCTTCTGTCTAAAAGGAGTCGAGAGGCTTCTCATCTACGAGTTTATGCCCAATTTGAGCCTCGATCAGTTCATATTCG ATCCTCTGAAAAGTGCGAATCTCGACTGGGATAGGCGCCACAAGATAGTAATGGGTGTTGCTAAAGGGCTGCTTTACCTACACGAAGACTCTCGACTTCGTATCATCCATCGGGACCTCAAAGCCAGCAACATTTTGTTGGACTCAGACATGAATCCTAAGCTATCAGACTTCGGTATGGCGAGGCTGCTCGAGTTGGACCAAACACAGGCAGAGACATTCCGAATCGTGGGGACCTA CGGATACATGGCGCCGGAGTATGCGATGCATGGAAAATTCTCGGTCAAGTCAGATGTGTTCAGTTTCGGAGTGCTGGTTTTGGAGATTGTGAGTGGTCAAAGGAACAATTTTTGCCGCATGAACGAGGACACGGTAGACCTTATAAGCTAT GTTTGGAAAAAATGGAGGGAAGGATCAATATCAAACATCATCGATCCCTCTATAACTTCTGGTTCGAGTACTGAAATTGCAAGGTGTATCCACATTGGTCTACTATGTGTCCAAGAAAACTTCGCCAGCCGGCCATCGATGGCCTCGGTCTTTCTCATGCTTAACAGCCACTCGGTCACTCTCCAAGTGCCATCAAGACCCGCATTCTTCATTGACAGTGCCAACGAATTTGATACGTCATCCACGCAGGATCACAGTTCGAGCGTATCTAATGTCGACAGATCAAAAGGAAAATCCAACCAGTTCTCCAAAAATGAGGCATGTATGACGCAAGATTACAGTTCGAATATATCTAACGTCGACAGATCAAGAGGCAGATCCAACCAGTTCTCCAAGAACGAGGCCTCTATGACGCAGGATTACAGTTCGAGAGTCTCCGACGTGGAGAGATCAAAAGGCAAATCCAACCAGTTCTCGGAAAACAAAACTTCTATGACCGAGCCCCACGGTGGCCTTAGAAAATGGGAGACCAGCGTTCCCTGCTCAGTACTTTTTATGTTTGTGGTGGTTTTCTTATCATCAATATTACAGAAAAGGTTAAGCTTTTGTGCGTGA
- the LOC115727874 gene encoding cysteine-rich receptor-like protein kinase 44 isoform X7 yields the protein MIDYAGAAVGAAFGELLGLVKHLVKTVAAFRGQLKKIRTTLRDIEPIIKDIDKYNRLLKRGPKEMAPIKDLLEEGKALVDKCSKIQALDLGTRYTHSKKLTYFNAAVVEKFQLYIPLLNARDGKEVLVDVKEIRGEVKEVKDLLISAIWYSGVFQRGPEALGDVAGPAAPNFIVGSEAEASSTSRKLNKVEISEVATEDEAVHEISTADSQQFDFGAIRAATDNFSDSKKLGEGGFGAVYMGRLSNGQEIAVKRLSRNSHQGEVEFKNEVMLLTRLQHRNLVKPLGFCLKGVERLLIYEFMPNLSLDQFIFDPLKSANLDWDRRHKIVMGVAKGLLYLHEDSRLRIIHRDLKASNILLDSDMNPKLSDFGMARLLELDQTQAETFRIVGTYGYMAPEYAMHGKFSVKSDVFSFGVLVLEIVSGQRNNFCRMNEDTVDLISYVWKKWREGSISNIIDPSITSGSSTEIARCIHIGLLCVQENFASRPSMASVFLMLNSHSVTLQVPSRPAFFIDSANEFDTSSTQDHSSSVSNVDRSKGKSNQFSKNEACMTQDYSSNISNVDRSRGRSNQFSKNEASMTQDYSSRVSDVERSKGKSNQFSENKTSMTEPHGGLRKWETSVPCSVLFMFVVVFLSSILQKRLSFCA from the exons atgaTTGATTATGCAGGAGCTGCGGTGGGAGCAGCGTTCGGCGAGCTGCTCGGGCTCGTTAAGCACCTAGTGAAAACTGTTGCCGCGTTCCGCGGCCAGCTGAAGAAGATCCGAACCACTTTGCGCGACATAGAACCAATCATCAAGGACATCGACAAGTACAACCGCCTGCTGAAGCGTGGTCCGAAAGAGATGGCTCCGATCAAGGACCTACTGGAGGAAGGCAAAGCACTCGTCGACAAGTGCTCGAAGATCCAGGCGCTCGACCTGGGCACGAGGTATACGCACTCGAAGAAGCTTACCTACTTCAACGCGGCAGTCGTGGAAAAGTTCCAGCTTTACATACCGCTGCTGAATGCGAGGGACGGAAAGGAAGTATTGGTGGACGTGAAAGAGATTCGGGGAGAGGTGAAGGAGGTCAAGGACTTGTTAATTTCCGCAATATGGTACAGCGGAGTCTTCCAGAGAGGGCCTGAGGCTTTGGGCGACGTTGCGGGACCTGCCGCGCCCAATTTCATTGTCGGGTCGGAGGCGGAGGCGTCCTCAACCTCAAGAAAGCTCAACAAAGTAGAGATATCCGAAGTGGCAACTGAAG ATGAAGCTGTGCATGAAATTAGCACGGCGGATTCGCAGCAATTTGATTTTGG TGCTATCAGAGCGGCAACTGATAACTTCTCTGATTCCAAGAAGCTTGGAGAAGGCGGTTTTGGTGCTGTTTACATG GGTCGGCTTTCCAACGGACAGGAAATCGCTGTGAAACGGCTGTCGCGGAATTCCCACCAAGGAGAAGTAGAATTCAAGAACGAGGTCATGTTACTAACTAGGCTACAACATAGGAACTTGGTCAAGCCCCTAGGCTTCTGTCTAAAAGGAGTCGAGAGGCTTCTCATCTACGAGTTTATGCCCAATTTGAGCCTCGATCAGTTCATATTCG ATCCTCTGAAAAGTGCGAATCTCGACTGGGATAGGCGCCACAAGATAGTAATGGGTGTTGCTAAAGGGCTGCTTTACCTACACGAAGACTCTCGACTTCGTATCATCCATCGGGACCTCAAAGCCAGCAACATTTTGTTGGACTCAGACATGAATCCTAAGCTATCAGACTTCGGTATGGCGAGGCTGCTCGAGTTGGACCAAACACAGGCAGAGACATTCCGAATCGTGGGGACCTA CGGATACATGGCGCCGGAGTATGCGATGCATGGAAAATTCTCGGTCAAGTCAGATGTGTTCAGTTTCGGAGTGCTGGTTTTGGAGATTGTGAGTGGTCAAAGGAACAATTTTTGCCGCATGAACGAGGACACGGTAGACCTTATAAGCTAT GTTTGGAAAAAATGGAGGGAAGGATCAATATCAAACATCATCGATCCCTCTATAACTTCTGGTTCGAGTACTGAAATTGCAAGGTGTATCCACATTGGTCTACTATGTGTCCAAGAAAACTTCGCCAGCCGGCCATCGATGGCCTCGGTCTTTCTCATGCTTAACAGCCACTCGGTCACTCTCCAAGTGCCATCAAGACCCGCATTCTTCATTGACAGTGCCAACGAATTTGATACGTCATCCACGCAGGATCACAGTTCGAGCGTATCTAATGTCGACAGATCAAAAGGAAAATCCAACCAGTTCTCCAAAAATGAGGCATGTATGACGCAAGATTACAGTTCGAATATATCTAACGTCGACAGATCAAGAGGCAGATCCAACCAGTTCTCCAAGAACGAGGCCTCTATGACGCAGGATTACAGTTCGAGAGTCTCCGACGTGGAGAGATCAAAAGGCAAATCCAACCAGTTCTCGGAAAACAAAACTTCTATGACCGAGCCCCACGGTGGCCTTAGAAAATGGGAGACCAGCGTTCCCTGCTCAGTACTTTTTATGTTTGTGGTGGTTTTCTTATCATCAATATTACAGAAAAGGTTAAGCTTTTGTGCGTGA
- the LOC115727874 gene encoding cold-responsive protein kinase 1-like isoform X5, giving the protein MIDYAGAAVGAAFGELLGLVKHLVKTVAAFRGQLKKIRTTLRDIEPIIKDIDKYNRLLKRGPKEMAPIKDLLEEGKALVDKCSKIQALDLGTRYTHSKKLTYFNAAVVEKFQLYIPLLNARDGKEVLVDVKEIRGEVKEVKDLLISAIWYSGVFQRGPEALGDVAGPAAPNFIVGSEAEASSTSRKLNKVEISEVATEDEAVHEISTADSQQFDFGTVRAATEPFELGTLGASNKSAKKFQTSVGRSLFAMLPKMKWKKKQRRQSVEGEFDEISTVDSQQFNFDTIRAATDDFADSKKLGQGGFGAVYRGRLSNGQEIAVKRLSQNSHQGEVEFKNEVMLLTRLQHRNLIRLLGFCLKGVERLLIYELMPNPSLDQFIFDPLKRVNLNWDRLHKIVMGVARGLLYLHEDSRLRIIHRDLKASNILLDSDMNPKISDLGLARLLELDQTQAETSRIVGTYGYMAPEYAMHGKFSVKSDVFSFGVLVLEIVSGQRNNLCRMGKDTVALTSYVWKKWREGSISDIIDPSITSGSSTEIARCIHIGLLCVQENFASRPSMASVFLMLNSHSVTLQAPSRPAFFIDSANEFDMSSTQDYSSRVSNVERSRGRSNQFSKNEACMTQDYSSSISNVDRSRGRSNQFSKNEASMTQDYSSRVSDVERSKGKSNQFSENKTSMTEPHGSLRKWETSVPCSLLFMFVVVFLSSMLQKKLSFCA; this is encoded by the exons atgaTTGATTATGCAGGAGCTGCGGTGGGAGCAGCGTTCGGCGAGCTGCTCGGGCTCGTTAAGCACCTAGTGAAAACTGTTGCCGCGTTCCGCGGCCAGCTGAAGAAGATCCGAACCACTTTGCGCGACATAGAACCAATCATCAAGGACATCGACAAGTACAACCGCCTGCTGAAGCGTGGTCCGAAAGAGATGGCTCCGATCAAGGACCTACTGGAGGAAGGCAAAGCACTCGTCGACAAGTGCTCGAAGATCCAGGCGCTCGACCTGGGCACGAGGTATACGCACTCGAAGAAGCTTACCTACTTCAACGCGGCAGTCGTGGAAAAGTTCCAGCTTTACATACCGCTGCTGAATGCGAGGGACGGAAAGGAAGTATTGGTGGACGTGAAAGAGATTCGGGGAGAGGTGAAGGAGGTCAAGGACTTGTTAATTTCCGCAATATGGTACAGCGGAGTCTTCCAGAGAGGGCCTGAGGCTTTGGGCGACGTTGCGGGACCTGCCGCGCCCAATTTCATTGTCGGGTCGGAGGCGGAGGCGTCCTCAACCTCAAGAAAGCTCAACAAAGTAGAGATATCCGAAGTGGCAACTGAAG ATGAAGCTGTGCATGAAATTAGCACGGCGGATTCGCAGCAATTTGATTTTGGCACTGTCAGAGCAGCAACTGAGCCATTTGAGCTTGGCACATTGGGGGCGTCTAATAAGTCtgcaaaaaaattccaaacttccGTTGGACGTTCATTGTTTGCCATGCTCCCGAAAatgaaatggaagaagaagcagcGCAGACAAAGTGTTGAAG GTGAATTTGATGAAATTAGCACGGTGGATTCGCAGCAATTTAATTTCGACACTATCAGAGCAGCAACGGATGATTTCGCTGATTCCAAGAAGCTTGGACAAGGAGGTTTTGGTGCTGTTTACAGG GGTCGGCTTTCCAACGGACAGGAAATCGCTGTGAAACGGCTATCGCAGAATTCCCACCAAGGAGAAGTAGAATTCAAGAACGAGGTCATGTTACTAACTAGGCTACAACATAGGAACTTGATCAGGCTCCTAGGCTTCTGTCTAAAAGGAGTCGAGCGGCTTCTCATCTACGAGTTGATGCCCAATCCGAGCCTCGATCAGTTCATATTCG ATCCTCTAAAACGTGTGAATCTCAACTGGGATAGGCTCCACAAGATAGTAATGGGTGTTGCTCGAGGGCTGCTTTACCTACACGAAGACTCTCGACTTCGGATCATCCATCGGGACCTTAAAGCCAGCAACATTTTGTTGGACTCAGACATGAATCCTAAGATATCAGATTTAGGTTTGGCGAGGCTGCTCGAGTTGGACCAAACACAGGCAGAGACATCCCGAATCGTGGGGACCTA CGGATACATGGCGCCGGAGTATGCGATGCATGGAAAATTCTCGGTCAAGTCGGATGTGTTCAGTTTCGGAGTGCTGGTTTTGGAGATTGTGAGTGGTCAAAGGAACAATCTTTGCCGCATGGGCAAGGACACGGTGGCCCTTACAAGCTAT GTTTGGAAAAAATGGAGGGAAGGATCAATATCAGACATCATCGATCCCTCTATAACTTCTGGTTCGAGTACTGAAATTGCAAGGTGTATCCACATTGGTCTACTTTGTGTCCAAGAAAACTTCGCCAGCCGGCCATCCATGGCCTCGGTCTTTCTCATGCTTAACAGCCACTCGGTCACTCTCCAAGCGCCATCAAGACCCGCATTCTTCATTGACAGTGCCAACGAATTTGATATGTCATCCACGCAGGATTACAGTTCGAGAGTATCTAATGTCGAGAGATCAAGAGGCAGATCCAACCAGTTCTCCAAAAATGAGGCATGTATGACGCAAGATTACAGTTCGAGTATATCTAACGTCGACAGATCAAGAGGCAGATCCAACCAGTTCTCCAAGAACGAGGCCTCTATGACGCAGGATTACAGTTCGAGAGTCTCCGACGTGGAGAGATCAAAAGGCAAATCCAACCAGTTCTCGGAAAACAAAACATCTATGACCGAGCCCCACGGTAGCCTTAGAAAATGGGAGACCAGCGTTCCCTGCTCATTACTTTTTATGTTTGTGGTGGTTTTCTTATCATCAATGTTACAAAAAAAGCTAAGCTTTTGTGCTTGA
- the LOC115727874 gene encoding cysteine-rich receptor-like protein kinase 44 isoform X12, producing the protein MIDYAGAAVGAAFGELLGLVKHLVKTVAAFRGQLKKIRTTLRDIEPIIKDIDKYNRLLKRGPKEMAPIKDLLEEGKALVDKCSKIQALDLGTRYTHSKKLTYFNAAVVEKFQLYIPLLNARDGKEVLVDVKEIRGEVKEVKDLLISAIWYSGVFQRGPEALGDVAGPAAPNFIVGSEAEASSTSRKLNKVEISEVATEATDDFSHSKKVGEGGFGAVYRGRLSNGQEIAVKRLSRNSHQGEVEFKNEVMLLTRLQHRNLVKPLGFCLKGVERLLIYEFMPNLSLDQFIFDPLKSANLDWDRRHKIVMGVAKGLLYLHEDSRLRIIHRDLKASNILLDSDMNPKLSDFGMARLLELDQTQAETFRIVGTYGYMAPEYAMHGKFSVKSDVFSFGVLVLEIVSGQRNNFCRMNEDTVDLISYVWKKWREGSISNIIDPSITSGSSTEIARCIHIGLLCVQENFASRPSMASVFLMLNSHSVTLQVPSRPAFFIDSANEFDTSSTQDHSSSVSNVDRSKGKSNQFSKNEACMTQDYSSNISNVDRSRGRSNQFSKNEASMTQDYSSRVSDVERSKGKSNQFSENKTSMTEPHGGLRKWETSVPCSVLFMFVVVFLSSILQKRLSFCA; encoded by the exons atgaTTGATTATGCAGGAGCTGCGGTGGGAGCAGCGTTCGGCGAGCTGCTCGGGCTCGTTAAGCACCTAGTGAAAACTGTTGCCGCGTTCCGCGGCCAGCTGAAGAAGATCCGAACCACTTTGCGCGACATAGAACCAATCATCAAGGACATCGACAAGTACAACCGCCTGCTGAAGCGTGGTCCGAAAGAGATGGCTCCGATCAAGGACCTACTGGAGGAAGGCAAAGCACTCGTCGACAAGTGCTCGAAGATCCAGGCGCTCGACCTGGGCACGAGGTATACGCACTCGAAGAAGCTTACCTACTTCAACGCGGCAGTCGTGGAAAAGTTCCAGCTTTACATACCGCTGCTGAATGCGAGGGACGGAAAGGAAGTATTGGTGGACGTGAAAGAGATTCGGGGAGAGGTGAAGGAGGTCAAGGACTTGTTAATTTCCGCAATATGGTACAGCGGAGTCTTCCAGAGAGGGCCTGAGGCTTTGGGCGACGTTGCGGGACCTGCCGCGCCCAATTTCATTGTCGGGTCGGAGGCGGAGGCGTCCTCAACCTCAAGAAAGCTCAACAAAGTAGAGATATCCGAAGTGGCAACTGAAG CAACGGATGATTTCTCTCATTCCAAGAAGGTTGGAGAAGGAGGTTTTGGTGCTGTTTACAGG GGTCGGCTTTCCAACGGACAGGAAATCGCTGTGAAACGGCTGTCGCGGAATTCCCACCAAGGAGAAGTAGAATTCAAGAACGAGGTCATGTTACTAACTAGGCTACAACATAGGAACTTGGTCAAGCCCCTAGGCTTCTGTCTAAAAGGAGTCGAGAGGCTTCTCATCTACGAGTTTATGCCCAATTTGAGCCTCGATCAGTTCATATTCG ATCCTCTGAAAAGTGCGAATCTCGACTGGGATAGGCGCCACAAGATAGTAATGGGTGTTGCTAAAGGGCTGCTTTACCTACACGAAGACTCTCGACTTCGTATCATCCATCGGGACCTCAAAGCCAGCAACATTTTGTTGGACTCAGACATGAATCCTAAGCTATCAGACTTCGGTATGGCGAGGCTGCTCGAGTTGGACCAAACACAGGCAGAGACATTCCGAATCGTGGGGACCTA CGGATACATGGCGCCGGAGTATGCGATGCATGGAAAATTCTCGGTCAAGTCAGATGTGTTCAGTTTCGGAGTGCTGGTTTTGGAGATTGTGAGTGGTCAAAGGAACAATTTTTGCCGCATGAACGAGGACACGGTAGACCTTATAAGCTAT GTTTGGAAAAAATGGAGGGAAGGATCAATATCAAACATCATCGATCCCTCTATAACTTCTGGTTCGAGTACTGAAATTGCAAGGTGTATCCACATTGGTCTACTATGTGTCCAAGAAAACTTCGCCAGCCGGCCATCGATGGCCTCGGTCTTTCTCATGCTTAACAGCCACTCGGTCACTCTCCAAGTGCCATCAAGACCCGCATTCTTCATTGACAGTGCCAACGAATTTGATACGTCATCCACGCAGGATCACAGTTCGAGCGTATCTAATGTCGACAGATCAAAAGGAAAATCCAACCAGTTCTCCAAAAATGAGGCATGTATGACGCAAGATTACAGTTCGAATATATCTAACGTCGACAGATCAAGAGGCAGATCCAACCAGTTCTCCAAGAACGAGGCCTCTATGACGCAGGATTACAGTTCGAGAGTCTCCGACGTGGAGAGATCAAAAGGCAAATCCAACCAGTTCTCGGAAAACAAAACTTCTATGACCGAGCCCCACGGTGGCCTTAGAAAATGGGAGACCAGCGTTCCCTGCTCAGTACTTTTTATGTTTGTGGTGGTTTTCTTATCATCAATATTACAGAAAAGGTTAAGCTTTTGTGCGTGA